A genomic region of Mesobacillus jeotgali contains the following coding sequences:
- a CDS encoding YkvI family membrane protein, with the protein MKTNWGAAFQIAAVYVGTVVGAGFATGREIVEFFSRFGIVGLIGVFMAGYILTYLGAKLMRIAAAIGAQSYEEMNVHLFGKFFGRIINIMMLFMLLGVCAVMLSGAGAVFEEQLGLTKSLGIFVTIALSLAVMVVGLKGVFAVNTFVVPMMILFSLILFFLSVKLPGFIEQVVFIPYAEDGWKAVIGPFSYTALNLSLAQAVLVPVAAEMKDDNTVKWGGILGGIALTLILLSSHLTLIMLPGFETFEIPMAVVMKQLAAGLYWIFVLIVYGEIFTSVIGNIFGLERQIQKYVKLPSMLVVSFLFLICYFISLIDYGTLLSILYPVFGYISLIFIVLLWMKPINVNK; encoded by the coding sequence TTGAAGACGAATTGGGGTGCTGCCTTTCAAATCGCTGCTGTTTATGTTGGTACTGTTGTGGGAGCCGGTTTTGCGACGGGAAGAGAAATCGTTGAATTCTTTTCCCGCTTTGGAATAGTTGGGTTGATTGGGGTTTTCATGGCGGGATACATTCTTACATATCTGGGTGCAAAATTAATGCGCATCGCAGCAGCTATCGGGGCCCAATCTTATGAAGAAATGAATGTACATTTGTTTGGGAAATTTTTTGGGAGAATCATCAATATAATGATGCTTTTTATGCTGCTTGGGGTTTGTGCTGTTATGCTTTCTGGTGCAGGGGCCGTTTTTGAGGAGCAGCTTGGATTGACCAAATCGCTTGGCATCTTTGTCACGATTGCATTGTCACTTGCCGTTATGGTTGTCGGTTTGAAGGGCGTTTTTGCTGTTAATACCTTTGTTGTGCCTATGATGATCTTGTTCAGTCTGATTTTATTTTTCCTGTCAGTCAAGTTGCCTGGATTCATTGAGCAGGTCGTTTTTATTCCATATGCAGAGGATGGCTGGAAGGCGGTCATCGGTCCGTTTTCCTATACAGCCCTGAACCTGTCGCTTGCCCAGGCAGTGCTGGTTCCTGTTGCAGCAGAGATGAAAGATGATAATACTGTAAAATGGGGAGGAATCCTCGGCGGGATTGCGCTGACTTTAATCCTGCTTTCAAGCCATTTGACTTTAATCATGCTCCCGGGATTCGAAACTTTTGAAATACCGATGGCAGTCGTTATGAAGCAGCTAGCTGCAGGACTTTACTGGATTTTTGTCCTGATTGTATATGGTGAAATATTCACATCTGTAATCGGCAATATTTTTGGGCTTGAAAGGCAGATTCAAAAATATGTCAAGCTGCCAAGCATGCTCGTTGTCTCGTTTCTCTTCTTGATTTGTTATTTCATCAGTTTGATTGATTATGGAACGCTTCTTTCAATACTGTATCCGGTTTTTGGCTATATTAGTTTGATTTTTATCGTGTTGTTATGGATGAAACCAATTAATGTGAATAAATAA
- a CDS encoding ATP-dependent Clp protease ATP-binding subunit produces the protein MLCQNCQEKHANIQLRVNLNGNQKHLLLCEDCYHTEKEKLGASFGYPPFNDMFKQFSGNDLKPNRDPAAAATKTAGGGNGFIDQYGRNLTQIAKTGLIDPVIGRDDEVKRVIEILNRRNKNNPVLIGEPGVGKTAIAEGLALKIVEGAVPDKLKNKEVYLLDVASMVSNTGIRGQFEERMKQLISELQARKNIILFIDEIHQLVGAGSAEGSMDAGNILKPALARGELHVVGATTLKEYRQIEKDAALERRFQPVHVLEPTVDEAVEILKGIQFKYEDFHQVSFSDETIKACVQLSHRYIQDRFLPDKAIDLMDEAGSKLNLISDYTDKNDAESRLAEIAREKDEALKQEDYETAAKLRDEEAKLEKALNDNGTEVRPVVTVQHIQEIIEKKTGIPVGKLQEDEQARMKNLVANLNGKVIGQEEAVQKVAKAIRRSRAGLKSKNRPIGSFLFVGPTGVGKTELTKTLAEELFGSKDAMIRLDMSEYMEKHSVSKLIGSPPGYVGHDEAGQLTEKVRRNPYSIILLDEIEKAHPDVQHMFLQILEDGRLTDSQGRTVSFKDTVIIMTSNAGVGHKTIKVGFGQSTAVNESSILDSLGGFFKPEFLNRFDSIIEFKSLEKEHLLQIVDLMLSELQGTLEEQNISLEVTAEVKGKLAELGYHPAFGARPLRRSIQEQLEDSIADFILEEPDAVQLSAVIENDAITIKRK, from the coding sequence ATGCTTTGCCAAAATTGCCAGGAAAAACACGCAAATATCCAGTTGAGGGTAAATTTAAACGGTAATCAGAAGCATTTATTGCTCTGTGAAGATTGCTACCACACAGAAAAAGAGAAATTAGGTGCTTCCTTTGGCTATCCGCCTTTTAACGATATGTTCAAACAGTTTTCAGGTAATGATCTAAAACCTAACCGTGACCCGGCCGCTGCTGCCACGAAAACAGCTGGCGGAGGAAATGGCTTTATCGATCAATATGGAAGAAATTTGACCCAAATTGCTAAGACCGGCTTAATTGACCCAGTAATTGGGCGAGATGATGAAGTAAAACGAGTTATCGAGATTTTAAATAGAAGAAATAAAAATAACCCTGTGCTTATTGGTGAACCTGGTGTGGGTAAAACAGCCATTGCTGAAGGACTCGCTCTAAAGATTGTTGAAGGTGCAGTCCCAGATAAGCTGAAGAACAAGGAAGTTTATCTTTTAGATGTAGCCTCCATGGTCTCCAATACAGGAATTCGCGGGCAATTTGAGGAGAGAATGAAACAGCTTATTTCTGAATTACAGGCACGTAAAAATATCATTCTGTTCATTGATGAAATACACCAGCTTGTTGGTGCTGGGTCTGCCGAAGGATCCATGGATGCAGGCAATATTCTGAAGCCAGCACTTGCCCGCGGTGAGCTGCATGTAGTAGGTGCGACAACTCTGAAGGAGTATCGTCAGATTGAAAAGGATGCAGCTCTCGAGAGACGCTTCCAGCCAGTACATGTCCTGGAACCAACAGTTGATGAGGCTGTCGAAATCCTGAAAGGAATTCAATTCAAGTACGAAGATTTCCATCAGGTTTCCTTTTCAGATGAAACAATCAAGGCATGTGTACAGCTATCACATCGTTATATCCAGGATCGCTTTCTTCCTGATAAAGCAATCGATTTAATGGATGAAGCGGGTTCTAAGCTTAACCTTATTTCTGACTATACAGATAAAAATGATGCTGAAAGCCGACTTGCTGAAATCGCTAGGGAAAAAGATGAAGCATTGAAGCAGGAAGACTATGAAACTGCTGCAAAGCTTCGTGACGAAGAAGCAAAGCTGGAAAAAGCATTAAATGACAATGGTACTGAAGTAAGACCTGTTGTAACAGTCCAGCATATCCAGGAAATCATCGAGAAGAAGACTGGAATTCCAGTGGGCAAACTTCAGGAGGACGAACAAGCAAGGATGAAGAATCTAGTCGCAAACCTTAATGGCAAGGTAATTGGCCAGGAGGAAGCTGTGCAGAAAGTAGCGAAGGCAATTCGGCGCAGCCGTGCTGGCCTGAAATCAAAGAACCGCCCAATTGGATCCTTCCTATTTGTGGGACCAACAGGAGTCGGTAAAACGGAACTGACCAAAACATTGGCAGAAGAGCTTTTTGGCTCTAAAGATGCAATGATTCGTCTCGACATGAGTGAGTATATGGAAAAGCACAGCGTATCCAAGCTGATTGGTTCACCTCCAGGATATGTCGGCCATGATGAAGCTGGCCAGCTGACCGAAAAGGTTCGCCGCAACCCGTATAGCATCATTTTGTTGGATGAAATCGAAAAAGCTCATCCGGATGTCCAGCACATGTTCCTGCAGATTCTTGAGGATGGCCGCCTGACCGACAGCCAGGGACGCACCGTCAGCTTCAAGGACACAGTGATCATCATGACAAGTAACGCAGGCGTCGGGCACAAGACAATCAAGGTAGGTTTTGGCCAAAGCACAGCTGTAAATGAGTCAAGCATTCTTGACTCACTGGGAGGCTTCTTCAAGCCGGAATTCCTTAACCGCTTCGATAGCATCATTGAGTTCAAGTCGCTTGAAAAAGAACACCTACTACAGATTGTTGACTTAATGCTTTCTGAACTGCAAGGAACACTTGAAGAGCAAAACATCAGCCTCGAAGTGACAGCAGAAGTGAAGGGAAAATTAGCTGAGCTTGGGTATCACCCAGCATTTGGCGCTCGACCGCTTCGCCGTTCCATTCAAGAGCAGCTGGAGGATTCCATTGCTGACTTCATTCTTGAAGAACCGGATGCGGTTCAATTGAGCGCAGTCATAGAAAATGATGCAATCACCATTAAGCGTAAATAA
- a CDS encoding efflux RND transporter permease subunit, with translation MGFLTRFSLKNAFAVFIISFLLILGGLYSFTRLKVDLLPNIEFPQLSVEVIYPGASPQDINEQVTEKLETKFKGIDGLKKLQSSSFESISIINLEFPFDTELDDAEQQVNSFIKEAGLPENVQTSVNRFSFGTFPIFNISLFAKGDQDLEQLVNDEIIPELNKIQGINSVSVGGMTEDILQITVDQEKAAKLALSLNEIKETINAKKFSFPAGNLNENEIQVPVRVQEKIEEINELENLVIQSKFAPNAPPVKLGDIASIEVVTEKPEITRYNEKESLSMAITKKQDANTVEVAERVLAVINSYDDRLEYAIGFDSAEGIEKSVNTLVKEGLLGALFASIAVLIFLRNFRATIIAIVSIPLSLLISSIFLNQLDISLNIMTLGGMAVAVGRVVDDSIVVIENIFRRVRKTNKAMTDELIQDSTKEILKAITSSTITTVVVFLPLGLVGGITGEFFLPFALTIVFSLLASLIVAVTIVPILAKFSFKKVPKEEKVGTLQRAYASSIKWSLNHKALIIFLSIALLAGSGFLVKGLGFTFIPNEEQKLLVATFQLPSSTSLEKTNEISLKVENMFSEQEEINDVTVGIGSRDFQTGLKRQNQANYFISLGDGASVSEFIPELEKEMEEIVLSIEPDAKIGIQEQSTGGPPSNNNVNIDLYSTDLAVLQDAAARVEEYMMKQEDLKYVSNNFSEKQKQVIVDIDPEKSAQLGISGFQILGTITDKTKPVDAGIMKLGDEERRVAITYDEKSETIEDLKNTVIFTQQGPVPITEVANITETEAFTSIQKLDGKIFARVSAQIDSNDIRAVSNAVIDGVQNDIELPDEVSLEGGGGSDETVETFTQLGIAMVVAIGLVYLTMLITFGQARIPFIILSSLIFVPIGSLLGLWIADEPMSVSVMIGLLMLIGIVTTNAIVMVDRIGQNRTEKGMPIREALIEAGITRLRPILMTAFATIAALIPLALTTSSGTLISKGLAVTVIGGLTSSTLLTLILIPVIYEVFFFRQVKKERNQ, from the coding sequence ATGGGATTTTTAACAAGATTCAGTCTTAAAAATGCTTTTGCTGTTTTTATCATTTCCTTTTTATTAATTCTCGGCGGACTGTATTCCTTCACCCGCCTGAAGGTCGATTTACTGCCGAATATTGAGTTTCCCCAGCTTTCAGTAGAAGTCATTTATCCAGGGGCATCACCTCAGGATATAAATGAGCAAGTGACAGAGAAGCTAGAAACCAAATTCAAGGGCATTGATGGACTCAAAAAACTCCAGAGTTCTTCATTTGAAAGCATCTCAATCATCAATCTTGAATTCCCTTTTGATACCGAACTGGATGATGCTGAACAGCAGGTTAATTCCTTCATCAAGGAGGCAGGACTTCCTGAAAATGTACAGACAAGTGTAAACCGATTTTCATTTGGCACATTCCCGATTTTCAATATTTCCCTTTTTGCCAAAGGTGATCAGGACCTTGAACAGCTTGTAAACGATGAAATCATTCCTGAACTGAATAAAATCCAGGGAATAAATAGTGTTTCAGTTGGCGGTATGACTGAAGATATCCTCCAAATAACCGTTGACCAGGAAAAGGCTGCTAAGCTTGCCCTTAGTTTGAATGAGATTAAAGAAACGATTAATGCCAAGAAGTTCAGCTTTCCTGCTGGCAACCTAAATGAAAACGAAATCCAGGTACCAGTAAGGGTCCAGGAAAAAATAGAGGAAATCAACGAGCTCGAAAACCTGGTGATTCAGTCCAAATTTGCACCAAATGCACCGCCAGTAAAACTGGGGGATATTGCCTCAATTGAGGTTGTAACGGAAAAACCTGAAATCACCCGCTACAATGAGAAAGAATCATTATCAATGGCCATCACGAAAAAGCAGGATGCAAATACGGTCGAAGTCGCAGAGAGGGTTTTAGCCGTCATCAATAGCTATGACGACCGTCTCGAATACGCGATTGGTTTCGATTCTGCGGAAGGAATTGAAAAATCGGTAAATACCCTGGTAAAGGAAGGTTTGCTGGGTGCCTTGTTCGCTTCGATCGCTGTACTTATTTTCCTGAGGAACTTCAGGGCAACGATTATCGCGATTGTATCGATTCCACTTTCGCTATTGATTTCGTCAATCTTTTTGAATCAGCTTGATATTTCTTTGAACATCATGACACTTGGGGGCATGGCTGTAGCCGTTGGCCGGGTGGTCGATGATAGTATTGTAGTTATTGAGAACATCTTCCGCAGAGTGCGGAAAACCAATAAAGCCATGACAGATGAATTGATCCAGGATTCAACGAAGGAAATTCTGAAGGCAATCACTTCCTCTACCATAACTACGGTTGTTGTATTCCTGCCTTTAGGACTTGTCGGGGGAATTACCGGTGAGTTCTTCCTTCCTTTTGCGCTTACGATTGTATTTTCTTTGCTGGCGTCATTAATTGTAGCCGTCACGATTGTCCCTATCCTGGCAAAATTCTCATTCAAGAAGGTGCCAAAGGAAGAAAAAGTAGGTACGTTGCAGAGAGCATATGCATCTTCAATCAAATGGTCCCTGAACCATAAAGCTCTTATCATCTTCCTATCCATTGCCCTGCTTGCTGGTTCAGGATTCCTTGTCAAAGGCCTTGGCTTCACGTTCATTCCGAATGAAGAGCAAAAACTGTTGGTCGCTACCTTCCAGCTGCCATCTTCCACTTCATTAGAAAAGACGAATGAAATCTCTTTGAAGGTCGAGAACATGTTCTCAGAGCAAGAGGAAATAAATGATGTGACGGTGGGGATCGGCAGCCGCGATTTCCAAACTGGTCTTAAACGCCAGAACCAGGCGAACTATTTTATCAGTCTGGGAGATGGTGCAAGTGTTTCAGAGTTCATACCTGAGCTTGAAAAAGAAATGGAAGAAATCGTTCTGTCAATAGAGCCGGATGCGAAAATCGGTATCCAGGAGCAATCTACTGGCGGTCCGCCATCAAATAATAATGTGAACATTGACTTGTACTCTACTGATCTGGCCGTCTTGCAGGACGCGGCCGCCAGGGTAGAAGAATACATGATGAAACAGGAAGACTTAAAATATGTTTCTAACAATTTTTCGGAAAAACAAAAGCAAGTGATTGTAGATATCGACCCTGAAAAATCTGCTCAATTAGGTATTTCAGGATTCCAAATCCTGGGTACAATCACTGATAAAACAAAGCCCGTTGACGCTGGCATTATGAAACTCGGCGATGAAGAACGTCGTGTTGCCATCACCTATGATGAAAAGTCCGAAACAATCGAAGATCTTAAAAACACGGTCATCTTCACTCAACAAGGACCTGTTCCAATCACTGAAGTCGCTAATATCACTGAAACGGAAGCATTCACTTCGATCCAGAAATTAGATGGCAAGATATTCGCGCGAGTTTCTGCACAGATTGATTCAAATGATATTAGAGCCGTTTCGAATGCCGTTATAGATGGTGTCCAAAATGACATTGAACTGCCTGATGAAGTTTCCCTTGAAGGCGGAGGCGGCAGTGATGAGACAGTTGAAACATTCACTCAGCTAGGAATTGCTATGGTCGTGGCCATCGGACTTGTCTATCTGACCATGCTGATTACATTCGGTCAGGCGAGGATTCCGTTCATCATCCTGTCTTCATTGATTTTCGTTCCAATCGGCTCTTTGCTGGGACTGTGGATTGCCGATGAACCAATGTCAGTAAGCGTAATGATTGGACTGCTGATGCTGATTGGTATCGTTACGACCAATGCGATTGTCATGGTCGACCGAATTGGCCAGAACCGTACAGAGAAAGGTATGCCAATCCGTGAGGCTCTTATTGAAGCCGGAATCACAAGACTGCGCCCAATCCTGATGACAGCTTTTGCGACAATCGCTGCATTGATCCCACTGGCGCTTACCACTTCATCTGGCACCTTGAT